The Candidatus Schekmanbacteria bacterium genomic interval TTGGCTGAATAAAAATGCAGCGCCAGCACTTATTCCTGAAAAGAAAACAAAGTATTTCTTTCGTTCTTCTTCATATAAGGAAATTATGAGAATCGGAAGAAGCCCTGAGATTACTCTCATAATTGAGCCGTTTGGTGCAGGGAAAACAGGAAAATAGAATGCTACAAAAAGAACAGTACCTGCTATTGCAGTCATACTTTTATTTAGCAACCTTCTGAGAAATGCATAAATTATAAGAAAGGCGAATAAATCAAGGAAATATGTGTAATACCTTGCGACAATAATATCTTTTTGAAAAAGTTTCATCATTAAGTATATTGGATATTCCATCAATGGCCCATAAATGACATATGTGTCACTATAAAGGTTTTTCCCGTGAAACATGTTATTTACGTATGAGAGATGCTGTCCCTCTTCCGAGAAAAAAGTATAATGATTAAACCAGTTTGAGTAAAAGAAGTTAGAATAATAGGTGGTAGATAATAGAATAAGAAATGCGATTAACAATTCAACTATTGTTAATTTTTTACGTTTGATTTCAAAAGTGTTAAAGAAGTTTACATCAGATATTTTTTTTTTAAGAAAAAATGATGCTATGATGGATAGCGATAGTGTAACAAAAATTGAGATTATATAACTGGACGTTTCCTTCGATTTTGAATACCCGGATAAGGTTGTTATGCTAATTATTCCTATATTTTTTGCATTATTAATATCATTTCCAGTAGAAGGGATTATTTTTATAAAAAGGACAGACAAAAAAGCTGAAACTAAAAATAATATAATACACGTTGAAAGTAAGTTCCATTTTTTTTGATTAAATGTCATCCAGATTGATGTTGCTCTCCACGTTTATTTAGCTATAAACTGGGGAAAATTAATGGTTCTTTATCTTCTATTGGTAAAATATTATTTTTGTGGCCTTCTGTAAATAATTTGGTTTGTGACTTTAAAAATTCAGTCATCTTTATTTCCTTTAATGAGAGATTGAAGCTTTCACTTTGATCTTTCCTGAGATCATACAATTCATCACTTCCCGGTGAATTAAGGATATATTTCCATCTATCAACTCGTAATGCGATCGAACTTATATAGTAACGATAATCGTATTTTGTTAACAGATCATTTTTGGTAACCTGACTTAAAGTAAATTCCTTAGCGCTGTTTGGATCTGTATTATAGATTAAAGATAATAGAGATTCACCGCTAAAAAGTTTGTCGCTTTTAACATCAAGTAGTTCTAGAACAGTTGGCATTACATCAATGCTTTCCACACATTGATTTATGATTGCTGGTTTTTTTATCGTATCAGGGTTCCAAATTATAAGAGGTGTACGAATAACTTCTTCATACACTGTTCTTTCATGTCCCAGGAATCCATGCTCTCCAAACGCCTCACCGTAAGGTGAAGTAATTACTACTATAGTGTTGTTTTTTATTCCTAGCAGTTCAAGCTTTTCAAATAATTCTTCTATCTGGCTGCTGACATAACTGATCTCACCATCATAAAGATTTACCAAACTCTGAATATCTTCTTTGCTTAGGTCCTTGGTTTCTTTTTTATCAGTATATCCTGTAATATTACTTTTGTTGCTGCTGACAAATTTACGAGTATAGGGTTCAGGTGCATCATATGGATAACTAGGGTCTACATAATTTATAAACAGAAAGAAATTGTATTCACCATAACTATGTAGCCAATTGAAAACAACAGCATTTATTTCTGCTGCTTTTTTTCCTCCAGGAATTTCAATACTTGGAGGCAGCCCAAAAGATTCACTATAAAGTTTGTTTACGAGAGGGATGAGTATTTTATTAATTATTCTGATAGCGTTTTCCGTCCTTATAAAGCCAATGGAAGTGAAACAATTAAGAAAGCTAAGTTTGTTGATATAGGGGGTTATGAAAGGGGGAAAATTATCATTGTAAAAATCAAAACCTTTATTTAACTTGGAATTAGTATTTAGACAATTGTTACTAATGAAGGCTGCTGTCAAATATCCTTTTTCAGAAAGAGTATCTGCTAATGTTTTTTCTTCATCAGGAAGAGAATTAGCCCTAATATCAGGGCATTCAGGTGATCTTATACCGTTTGGCGAGTTATTGACCTTATGTTCGAATGGATATTTTGAAGTGAATATTGATGCATAAGATGATAACGCATTTGAAGACTGAGAGACGCAGTTCTTAAACAAAATCCCGTTTTTTGCAACTGCATCAATGAAAGGAGCTGTTACTCTCGTATATCCATAACATTCCAGATTAGATGGTCTTAATGAGTCCACTGATATGATAATCAAATTTTTCTTTGTTTTCGTAACATTTTTTTGTGGAAAGAAGAATCGTTCACCAGGTATTGGTCCAGAAAAAACAAAAATTGATTCAGCTACAACTATTGCAACCAGAGAAAGAAGGAGAAGTTTTGAAAAAAAATAATAAACATAAAATCTTTTTAAAGAAATAATTGGTTTTATGTTGAAAAATGGGATAATTATGCTTGCAATAATTGAGACAATTGCACCACTTGCAAACCCAATAAGTATGTATAAAGCTGTAAGACTGGTTAAAAGCGGTTTGGAGTATTTTAATACTGATAAATTGCAATTCCAATCATAAAAAGCCATTATCATTGAAAAAATAATTATGGCCAATAAAATATTTAATGGTCTGGAAAATGTGAATCTGTCGTCTTTTTGACTAATCATGGGTTAAATAGTGTTTATTTTTTTATTAGTTTAATTTTCATTAAATTATAAATCAAAATGATTTCTTTTGAAAATAAATAAGGGGATATTTTTACCAAGAATCAATTTTATATATGTTCATCCTTAACCCTCTCTCGTCACCTGCTGTAGTTAACAGATGGACCTTAATATTTTCTATATCCATTTTGCTTCTACGCCAAACTTGGTTCCTTATCAAAACTTCCTGTCCAACAATATATTCAATGCCTTCTCTCTTCATATATGTTACCATTATCCCGTTTTTACATGCATCCAAAGCATCTTTATTTTGTACTCCGTCAAGATTTATGATTATATAGCCTTTACAGAAATAACCAATTATTCCTGATTCTAATACTCCTATTTTTGACCCTTGGGGGATATTTTTGTTAATCCATTCAGCTGTTTCGTAATAAAATAGAGGGAAGCTATGTGGTTTTGTGTATGTTTTTAACCCATAAAAATTATCTAAGTTTTTTTCATATATAAAAAAATTCAAAAAGAAAATGTAGGTTAGAACAATGACTATTTTAACTATCTTTTTACTGACACCAATCAACGGTAGCAGTTTATCAAAGATAAGACTGAAAAAAAGTCCGGTATAAATGGCTGCTATTGCAGAAAAAGGGAAATAATATCTAGGATAGTGCCACATTCCAAAGACATACAAAGAATAATTTAGAATAAGAATAAAGGCGAAATAAAGTAGAAAATTCAGTTTCCCAGCTTTAACCAAAAACTCCGCAATCTCCTGTTTAATAGATGTCTTTTTCTTTAAATAGATAAGAACCGTTAAGATGATGAGAATTAAAAGTGAAATGACTTCAAGTAGTTCATAAGAATATCCGGATAATGTAGATAATTTCATAACTAGTGTTCTTATGTAATTTATTGGATATATAAAAAATGCATACATTTTAAATATGGTCAATGAGCCAAGTATATGAATTAGATAGAATTGAACTGGAGGAGATTCTATAGGGAAAAAAACAGGTGGTGCAGTTGGAACGGAAAAATAAGGACGTATGCCGTTTAATAAGGATATTAGCCGTGCTGCCTGACTGCTTATTGGGACTATATCTCCCATTCTTATAAAATTAAATAACAACCAAGGAGTTATCATTAGTCCTGCAATAAAATATGGCAGTAAGTCGATTATTCTTTTCCTTTTTTTTAAAAAAATAAAATCTAGAAAAATTGCAATAGCAAGGAACATTCCATCGACTCTCGCAAGTCCCAAAATCCCAAGCAAAATTCCAAGAACAAGCAATTTCTTTGAACTTGTCTGCGGATTGTCTCTTATATTTTGTAAATAATAAAATGCACACAAAACAAAAAAGAAACAGGATATAGAAGTTTCAAGACCATTCATTCCCATATTAATTACGGTCATTGAAAAACACCAAAGGAAAAGTGAGAAGATAGCAGGTCTGAATCCGACCACGCAATTCACTATTCTGTATATGAAATAACCGGCAAAAAGATTGAAGATACTGGTTATTGAAATTGCAATCGTAATTGGAGTGAACGGGTTATTACCAAAAAAATAAAATATTGGAGTTAAAATCATTAAGTATAAAGGTTGTACACCATTTGTTGGATGTATTCCGTCGACACTTAGACCGATTCCATCAGCAACATTATTAGCGATTTTTAATGTATAAAATGAGTCATCTATCATTATCCACCAGTTCATTAAAAACTCCGGACCCTTGCTTATGAGCCAGAATCTGAGAAAGAATCCTAATGCGATAATTAGGATGACTAATATTTGCTTTCGGTATTTCACCTTATGATCTTCCCTTCAATTTTAATATTTTTGCTTTTCCAAAATCTTTTTCTATATTGTAATTTTTGTTAATAAATTCAATCACATCTGGGACTCTTTTTTCAATAGGTATTGGTGCTTCCAAAGCATAATGATAGCTGTAAATAATAAACGCCGGTTTGTTTGCCTCAAGTTCAGAAAGTAGTTCTTTTCTCATATCAGAAGTTACTGCGTTAAATTCATTTATGAATCTAGTAGGATTAGACCTGTCGCAGAGGAAATAATAAACAGGTTCCCTTGGAAAAGCATATATATAATCAGTTTCTGAAGTATTGTCTCGAATATAATTTACTACGTTTCTTATATGCTCTGCCCATTCATCAGGTGCTTCTATCTTATTAGCTCTTTCAATATTGATAGGTTCCATAATATTTGACTCTTTACTTAAATAATTTAGTGAAAACTTTTCTGATAGAGATGTAAAGAAAAACCTGGGTGCAACTCCTGGCCATATTATATAGCCAACAATTCCAGAGAGCAAAAAAAGTAAAAATAGGGAATATATAAAAAAAAGTGGAATTCTATTCCTGACTTTTTTTGAATTTATGATATTTTTAGCAAGCATTGTTGATTCTTTCATAGAAAGAGCCGCAAGAATCATTCCCGGAGGAAGACAAAAAAGATTCCTGTCGAGACCTGACATCCCAAAAGCTACTTTAAAGTATAAAATGCCAAAAAACAAAAGACCAAAAATTTTTATGTCTTTTTTTTCCCACATATGAAAAATAAATTTTTCTGATAAAGTGATTAATAGAATTAAAAAGAAAATAATTGGCCAGTATACTGTTAAGGTTTTTAATAGTTCTTCACCTGTTTTGTAACTTGGAGAATTTAAGAAAACTGATACAGAGTTCTCGAAATTAGGGAATGGCCTTGAGAATAGTCCAATGCTGTAATATTTGGGGATATCTATCATATATCTGATGTAAAAGGACAATGCACCAGTGACATAAAAAAAACTTAGGGAAGGTATTAGTGGAATCATAAGACCAAAAATGAATCGTGGGATTCTGATAAAGTTTTTACTTAGCATCAAAACAAACATGCAAGATATAACAGCAATTATTCCTGCGTCATTGCTAAAAAGGAGAGAAATCCCCGCCATGACTCCTGCAAAAAGAATGTTTATCTTTTTCCCAGAATCGATATATTTGTAAATGAAAAGAAGCGAGGCTAGCCCTGATGCTGCTCTGAAAGTTGTATCGTGAATGGCTGGCAATACAGGGAAGTACATTATTATAAAAATAGTCAAAGCTAAAATAGAATACCATTTGCTTTGGAAAATATTTCTAAAAAGGTAATATACAATTATAAAACCCAAAAAATAGAGGCAATAGCAGAATATTCTGAAAATAAGTATTGAAGGACCAAACAATTTTATGATTAACAAAAGGCTGTATGACATTAGCGGTCCATAAAAACTTAACGTGTCTTTGTAAAGAACCTTTCCCTTTGCAAGCTCATTTGCCCACGCATAATGCATACCCTCCTCACCGAAGAAGCCCCATGGTGCGAACCATGCTTTAAAAAAGAAATTTATGTCGAAACTTAGAAAAAATATTACAACTGGTATAAGAAGATAATAAAAATAATCTTTTTGTATAATACTGGAACCCATTGGGGATAAGTTATCGTTTCTCATTGGTATATTTAACGTGATTATATCTGATGCATTTTTCTTTTTAGAAAGTAATAGAGCACAAATATAAGCAGATACTAATGCTATTGAGGCTGTTATCAATAGCCCTGAAAAATAATAGAATGATTCCAAGTCCTTTGGATACGATGCGTTGACGGCACTGCTTATTATTCCCACCTTTTTGGCTTCTATCAATCCAGCACTTTCGATAGGGACAGTTTTAATTAGTAAATATGTTAATATAATCCCTACGGTAGCTCCGACAATTGTTGAGATTATTAGGTAGAATCTATTCTGTATATTTCTTGCAGTATTACTAATTCTGTTGTGTCTCTCTGAAGCGTTTTTAAGCCAATCCCAAGTATTTAGGTTTTTAATGTTACATTTCACTTTACTGCTACCTTTTGATTTTCAGGTATGGGATATCTCAGTGTTTTATTTTAAAAATATTAAAATCGCTTATTCGTTGTAAAATAAATTTCAACTGTGAAAGCTTGAAAAATTTTAGCAACGTCAGCATTTGACGCGGTCTGAAGAAGAAACTTCTAAAGGCTTTTGAAGAAGCATTCTGAAGTGTTTTGCTGCTTAAACCTTCAGGGATCCATGTCACATCCTGATAACTTCTATAGGATGAAGGAGAGAGATTAGTACTTGCTCCGAGCTTATGAAAAAGTTCTGATCCTGGGAGAAGATCTAAGAGAAGAAATTGAGCCCTATCGAGAGGAATCTTTTTTGCAAATCTTATAGTTTCGTTTATAGTTTCTTCAGTTTCTCCTGGAAGTCCAAAAATGAAGAACCCCTGAGTTATAATACCTGCTTTCTTGGATTCTCTTATAGCATATTCAATAATTTCCAAATTTGTTTTTTTATGAATATTATCCAGGATTCTCTGATTCCCGGATTCAATTCCGAATGCTAAATAATAGCATCCGCTTTCTTTCATAAGTGATAATAATTCAGGCGTAACTGTTTCAACACGAATACCATTAGGGGTAGCCCAAGATATTTTAAGATTGCGAGCAATAATTTCTTGGCATATTTGTTCTACGTGGCTTTTCTTAAGGGTCAGGTTGTCATCTTCAAAATGAATTTCCTTAACTCCGAATTCTTTTACAAGTAACTCTATTTCATCAACTACATTTTTAGGAGATCTGAATCTTATCTTTTGCTTCCATATAAAAGGGCTCGCACAGAATGAACATGCAAAAGGGCAACCACGTGATGAAATGATTGGTGCAACTGGAAAGTTTTTTATTAGTCCTCCATGCGGAGCCTTCTCATAAGACTTGGGGTTCATCTGTTCCCAATCAGGCAATGGGAGGGAATCAATATCTTTTATAAATTCTCGATCTTTTATATTCCCGTTATTAAGTTTGTAAACACCTTTAATATCTCTAGGAGCTTTAGTTCCTGATGATAGATGATTTGCAAGGTCGAGCATAGATTCTTCTCCCTCGCCGACTACTGCAAAATCAGCTCCGCTTTCTTCCAGAGATTTCTTTGGTACTGCTGTAACGTGTGGACCACCAATAACGGTAATTATATCTTTTTTTTTACAGCGCCCTATTAAATCACATACTTCAGGATAATAGTCGGTTAGCACACTGATTCCAACTAATTCACAACCGTATTCCTGGCATATATCTGCAATTTTCTCATTTGAAAGGGCATAGTTTAGTCCATCTAACAATTTTGTTTCATTAAATCCATGTTTTTTCAGATATGCTGAAATGTACCCCAATCCCAATGGCGGAGTAATTAAATGAGTGTGATAAGATGGTCTCGCTAAAACTATTTTCATTCTAAGCTTTCTATTTTGGCCTGCCTTGCATCATGCTCAAAAATTTCCTCGTCACTTGCAATCCTTAAAATCTCAGTTTTGGGGAGACCAAATAGTATATGTTCTGCGGCAAGAAGACCCATCTCGATGGAATGATCCATATTATTATATCTAAAGAGCCCCTGTCTGCCGCAACAGATTAGGTTCTCGAATGAATTTATAAATGGTATGGCTGCTCGAAGATGGTCCTTGTAATCAAGTCTATAAATAGGATAAGCGTGCTCTGTCTTAGTAATAAAATATTCTATGGTATTTTCTTTTATATCTTTGAATCCTATTTTTGAAAGATCATTTATACATCTTTCATAAATAGCTTTTTTATCTGCATTCCATATTTTATCTCCAATATTACATGCTATCTCAAGTATTAGAGAAGTTTTATGAGCAGGTGAACTGTGTGGACTCCAGTTTTTAGGTTCCTGTATACGCATAAATAGATATTCCGATTCAGGTATATATATCCATGTATTGTCAGAAACAATTTCCTTATCAAGAAGTATATTGAGAAATATTAGCGCCCTGAAGGTCATCTTCTTTGAGACTTGAATGAGATGATCTGGGGCGGGGGGATCAAGCTTTTGTATAAATTCAGGTAGTGGGATTGTTGATATTATAAAGTCTGCTGAAATTTCTTTTTCCTCGTTATCTGAGAAAATAATTACGCTAGTAATTTTGTTTCCATTTCGTTTTATTTTTTTTACATTATAAGAGAGAAAAAAATCTCCTTTATTTTCACTTACTATTTCTGCCATTCTTTCAGGAATTCTACCAATCCCTTTCTCAGGGTAGTAAAATTTTGTTGCATAAGTTTTAGGTGCATTCTTTTTCTTGCCTAAAAGTCTTTTAAATACATCCCAGAG includes:
- a CDS encoding sulfatase-like hydrolase/transferase, yielding MISQKDDRFTFSRPLNILLAIIIFSMIMAFYDWNCNLSVLKYSKPLLTSLTALYILIGFASGAIVSIIASIIIPFFNIKPIISLKRFYVYYFFSKLLLLSLVAIVVAESIFVFSGPIPGERFFFPQKNVTKTKKNLIIISVDSLRPSNLECYGYTRVTAPFIDAVAKNGILFKNCVSQSSNALSSYASIFTSKYPFEHKVNNSPNGIRSPECPDIRANSLPDEEKTLADTLSEKGYLTAAFISNNCLNTNSKLNKGFDFYNDNFPPFITPYINKLSFLNCFTSIGFIRTENAIRIINKILIPLVNKLYSESFGLPPSIEIPGGKKAAEINAVVFNWLHSYGEYNFFLFINYVDPSYPYDAPEPYTRKFVSSNKSNITGYTDKKETKDLSKEDIQSLVNLYDGEISYVSSQIEELFEKLELLGIKNNTIVVITSPYGEAFGEHGFLGHERTVYEEVIRTPLIIWNPDTIKKPAIINQCVESIDVMPTVLELLDVKSDKLFSGESLLSLIYNTDPNSAKEFTLSQVTKNDLLTKYDYRYYISSIALRVDRWKYILNSPGSDELYDLRKDQSESFNLSLKEIKMTEFLKSQTKLFTEGHKNNILPIEDKEPLIFPSL
- a CDS encoding glycosyltransferase family 39 protein; this encodes MKCNIKNLNTWDWLKNASERHNRISNTARNIQNRFYLIISTIVGATVGIILTYLLIKTVPIESAGLIEAKKVGIISSAVNASYPKDLESFYYFSGLLITASIALVSAYICALLLSKKKNASDIITLNIPMRNDNLSPMGSSIIQKDYFYYLLIPVVIFFLSFDINFFFKAWFAPWGFFGEEGMHYAWANELAKGKVLYKDTLSFYGPLMSYSLLLIIKLFGPSILIFRIFCYCLYFLGFIIVYYLFRNIFQSKWYSILALTIFIIMYFPVLPAIHDTTFRAASGLASLLFIYKYIDSGKKINILFAGVMAGISLLFSNDAGIIAVISCMFVLMLSKNFIRIPRFIFGLMIPLIPSLSFFYVTGALSFYIRYMIDIPKYYSIGLFSRPFPNFENSVSVFLNSPSYKTGEELLKTLTVYWPIIFFLILLITLSEKFIFHMWEKKDIKIFGLLFFGILYFKVAFGMSGLDRNLFCLPPGMILAALSMKESTMLAKNIINSKKVRNRIPLFFIYSLFLLFLLSGIVGYIIWPGVAPRFFFTSLSEKFSLNYLSKESNIMEPINIERANKIEAPDEWAEHIRNVVNYIRDNTSETDYIYAFPREPVYYFLCDRSNPTRFINEFNAVTSDMRKELLSELEANKPAFIIYSYHYALEAPIPIEKRVPDVIEFINKNYNIEKDFGKAKILKLKGRS
- a CDS encoding radical SAM protein, giving the protein MKIVLARPSYHTHLITPPLGLGYISAYLKKHGFNETKLLDGLNYALSNEKIADICQEYGCELVGISVLTDYYPEVCDLIGRCKKKDIITVIGGPHVTAVPKKSLEESGADFAVVGEGEESMLDLANHLSSGTKAPRDIKGVYKLNNGNIKDREFIKDIDSLPLPDWEQMNPKSYEKAPHGGLIKNFPVAPIISSRGCPFACSFCASPFIWKQKIRFRSPKNVVDEIELLVKEFGVKEIHFEDDNLTLKKSHVEQICQEIIARNLKISWATPNGIRVETVTPELLSLMKESGCYYLAFGIESGNQRILDNIHKKTNLEIIEYAIRESKKAGIITQGFFIFGLPGETEETINETIRFAKKIPLDRAQFLLLDLLPGSELFHKLGASTNLSPSSYRSYQDVTWIPEGLSSKTLQNASSKAFRSFFFRPRQMLTLLKFFKLSQLKFILQRISDFNIFKIKH
- a CDS encoding FAD-dependent oxidoreductase, which gives rise to MDEKRKILILGAGPCGLSAGWKLSIANNHVIFVEKEAQVGGLCQTIRHGEYHFDLGGHRFITQNVELAKEIYNLMSDEVITRDRKSTIRLQGKYFSYPLEAKDLVTKLKLSVSIKCFFDYIVATISRKLLNKKDVSFEDWVVNRFGRSLYNIYFGPYSEKLWGVKPTLISSDWAAQRISLLNLWDVFKRLLGKKKNAPKTYATKFYYPEKGIGRIPERMAEIVSENKGDFFLSYNVKKIKRNGNKITSVIIFSDNEEKEISADFIISTIPLPEFIQKLDPPAPDHLIQVSKKMTFRALIFLNILLDKEIVSDNTWIYIPESEYLFMRIQEPKNWSPHSSPAHKTSLILEIACNIGDKIWNADKKAIYERCINDLSKIGFKDIKENTIEYFITKTEHAYPIYRLDYKDHLRAAIPFINSFENLICCGRQGLFRYNNMDHSIEMGLLAAEHILFGLPKTEILRIASDEEIFEHDARQAKIESLE